The genomic segment CATTTTTATTAGAGTTCTCAACTTAGGAACCCGTGAGTTTTGGTACGACGAAGTATTATCCCTCCTCTTATCGACCGGACAGAAAAGTGCTTATGTTCCTCCCAAGGATGTCCCTGTTGTTTTAGCTAATTATACTCTACTCCTGAATTTACCACCGGAGTCTAGTTTTGATGATATTTTAAGAACTCTAGTCAGTCTGCTCAAAGGAATTATTGCAGAACCTCATCCCTTCTTATTTTATCTCAGTCAGCATTTTTGGTTACGGTTATTTGGCAATAGCGAAATTGCCCAACGCAGTCTTAACACATTACTGAGTCTATTCAGTATTGGTTGTGGTTATGGTTTAGGACGAACTTTGTTCGGATATCGAGGCGGTTTATTATTTGCAGCCGCCTTAGCAACGAATCCTTTCTTTTTATTCCACTCCCTGAATGTCCGAATGTATGCTCCATTAGTGTTATGGACAATTTTAAGTGCTTGGGCTTTAATTCAGTTAATGGGTGTGGATAAGATTAATCCTCAAAGCTTTCCAATTAATACTAAAGCTTCCCTGCAATGGAAAGGACAACTGTTTTGGACTGGGGTATTAATCGCTTCTGTTGTGGCTGGATGTTTAACGTTTTATTTATTTGCTTATTGGGTCATCACTTTAGCCGCTTTAGTCTTATACTTAGATCGACATCACTGGTGGCAACACGCTTTACGTTTAGGAACTGGAGTATTAATTACAGTTCCTTGGGTGTTATGGGGAACTCGTCAACAATTACGGAATGCTGACTTAGGACGGTTTAGCACTCCTCCAGGTTTTTTTGCCACAATGGTACAGCATTTTCAAGATGTTGCTTATCTTTTAGGGGTGCAATTAGGGGTAGGAGATTGGATTACCAGTATTCCGGTTTGGGTTGCAGTAAGTACGGGTGTTTTCTGGATTATTGTTTTTACAATTGGCAGTATTCGCCTGTGGAAACTGGGAGAACATCGACGCTTAGGGACAATATTAATTTTAGGAATCTTCCCTCTATTCTTGGCGTTACTCGCTGATATTGTTGGTAAAAAATTTACAATTGGGTTTGGTTGGGGAAGAAGTTTGATGATTATTCTTCCGGGTTGCTTATTATTGATTACGTTATTGATTCAAGGCATCAAAAAAGAACCGTTATATCGTCTGACAGCAACGGGTTTAATTCTGGTTTATTTAACGATTAGTATTGCTGACTATAGTTTAAGATCTCGGCAAATGTTTCATCAAATTTCTGATATTATTGCCAGTGAACCTACTACTCCTACCTTAATTGTCATGAATTCTAAAGCGTGGGGTCATGTTAACCGTTTAGCTTATTATATTTCTCCTGCATATCCCGTATCTTTATTGGCTCAAGAGTCTGCTAAACTGGCTCCTGCTTTGAAAAAATTGTTAACGTCTCAAACCTTACCTTATGGAAGAATTATTGAGTTAGAAGTTGCTGAACCTGTTTGGTCTGAACCGACAACAGCAGCAGAACGAGAAACCCTTCAAAAGATTTTACAATCTCAATATCAGCTTAAAAATAATCAGTTACTTCAAGGAACGATGGATCTTGATGAATTTACTGTTAATGTTTATCAACGCTCTTAATGTTTTAAGTTAAATATGGGAAAAATTTACACTTCATTTTATAGAGCCTACCTACTTAGAAGGAGGTCTTAATTTCTTTTGTTTAATGGGAGAACAGGGGGTACATATTTTCCTAATTGCAAGTGGGTTTGGACTGGCGACCTCTTGGTGGAAAATTTACCAAAAAAATCAAAAAAATCCCAATATTATAGCATTAATACCCTTTTGGAAACGGCGATTATTCAGGATTTTTCCTCTGTATTGGATGGCTCATGGTTTAGCTTTATTGATCTATTGGATTAACCCTAAATGGGTTCCTTTTGGTCAAGAAGTTTGGACTCAAGGAGGATTAACTATTGCAGCAGCTATTTTCGCCAGTTTAACAACCTTGAGAAATTTTATTATGCCTTTTTATACCTTCTTAAATGGGGCTTGGTGGTATGTGGGATTAATCGTTCAACTTTATTTTATTTTTCCATTTTTAATTCGTTGGGGGAAACGCTGGGGATGGCAAAATCTCTTAATTAGTTCGATTATTATTTCTTTACTTTATCGCGGGTTAATCGTTTTTCTTCCCCTGAGTGATAGTGTGATAGATCGATTATTGCGGGGAGCATTTTTTCCGTCTCGGTTATTTGAATTTGTTTTAGGAATAGTTTTAGCGATCGCTTTATTAGAACGAAATTCTTTATCTGAGCCTTTATTGAACTGGAGTCGAAATCTACTGTTTCAACGCCGATGGTTGGGAATTTTGATCATTATTTGGGGGTTAGGATTAGCTGGTGATTGGGCATCGGAGGAAACGTTCATGGCTTTGAGAATTCATGCCGATTTTTTCCTAGGAATTGGAGA from the Planktothrix tepida PCC 9214 genome contains:
- a CDS encoding glycosyltransferase family 39 protein; this encodes MKEGNKLGFFSKSLSLETLLIAAIVISIFIRVLNLGTREFWYDEVLSLLLSTGQKSAYVPPKDVPVVLANYTLLLNLPPESSFDDILRTLVSLLKGIIAEPHPFLFYLSQHFWLRLFGNSEIAQRSLNTLLSLFSIGCGYGLGRTLFGYRGGLLFAAALATNPFFLFHSLNVRMYAPLVLWTILSAWALIQLMGVDKINPQSFPINTKASLQWKGQLFWTGVLIASVVAGCLTFYLFAYWVITLAALVLYLDRHHWWQHALRLGTGVLITVPWVLWGTRQQLRNADLGRFSTPPGFFATMVQHFQDVAYLLGVQLGVGDWITSIPVWVAVSTGVFWIIVFTIGSIRLWKLGEHRRLGTILILGIFPLFLALLADIVGKKFTIGFGWGRSLMIILPGCLLLITLLIQGIKKEPLYRLTATGLILVYLTISIADYSLRSRQMFHQISDIIASEPTTPTLIVMNSKAWGHVNRLAYYISPAYPVSLLAQESAKLAPALKKLLTSQTLPYGRIIELEVAEPVWSEPTTAAERETLQKILQSQYQLKNNQLLQGTMDLDEFTVNVYQRS
- a CDS encoding acyltransferase family protein, which produces MEPTYLEGGLNFFCLMGEQGVHIFLIASGFGLATSWWKIYQKNQKNPNIIALIPFWKRRLFRIFPLYWMAHGLALLIYWINPKWVPFGQEVWTQGGLTIAAAIFASLTTLRNFIMPFYTFLNGAWWYVGLIVQLYFIFPFLIRWGKRWGWQNLLISSIIISLLYRGLIVFLPLSDSVIDRLLRGAFFPSRLFEFVLGIVLAIALLERNSLSEPLLNWSRNLLFQRRWLGILIIIWGLGLAGDWASEETFMALRIHADFFLGIGEFFALFQLLNYLPALKRWLNPIGGTSYGIYLIHMNLETFLWVAMGFISFYWLRLFVVIAIACLLGGLFDLAGNWMIKQGLKNTPLSS